In Mesotoga infera, the following are encoded in one genomic region:
- a CDS encoding methylmalonyl-CoA carboxyltransferase, which translates to MAGKLEEFFEKSEQIILGGGQEKIEKQHKTGKLTARERIDVLCDEGSFEEFDRFVKHRATSFGLADKEFPADGVVTGIGKVDGRKIAVFSQDFTVQGGSLGEMHAKKIIKVQDMALKLGIPIVGINDSGGARIQEGVDSLFGYGGIFHRNTLSSGVIPQITVICGPCAGGAVYSPAITDFIVMTDRHSQMFITGPQVIKAVTGEETSMEELGGALVHNTKSGNAHFLAPDDRSAMLLVRQLLEYLPQNNAEEPNKGEAERGEALEELREIVPDNPKQSYDVKKVISLVVDEGRFLEVHEHYAKNMVVGFSKIAGRSVGIVANQPSVFAGSLDINASDKAARFIRFLDAFNIPIITFVDTPGFLPGVSQEHGGIIRHGAKLLYAYSEASVPKVTLILRKAYGGAYIAMGSQHLGADIVYAWPGAEIAVMGPEGAANIIFKREIDGSDQPEKTRQEKISEYKDMFANPFVAAGRGYIESIIDPAASRIKIIKALETLDTKVEGRPTKKHGNIPL; encoded by the coding sequence TTGGCCGGTAAACTTGAAGAGTTCTTTGAGAAGAGTGAACAGATCATCCTTGGTGGTGGTCAGGAAAAGATCGAGAAGCAGCACAAAACAGGAAAGCTAACTGCCAGAGAGAGAATCGATGTTCTCTGTGACGAGGGAAGCTTCGAAGAGTTCGACAGATTTGTCAAACACAGAGCGACGAGCTTTGGTCTTGCAGACAAGGAATTCCCGGCAGACGGAGTCGTAACGGGAATAGGAAAGGTCGACGGGCGAAAGATAGCCGTTTTCTCTCAGGATTTCACAGTACAGGGTGGATCGCTTGGGGAAATGCACGCCAAAAAGATAATAAAAGTGCAGGATATGGCTTTAAAGCTAGGCATACCGATAGTGGGAATAAACGATTCTGGCGGGGCCAGGATTCAGGAAGGTGTTGACTCCCTTTTCGGTTACGGCGGAATCTTCCACAGGAATACCCTTTCTTCGGGAGTGATTCCTCAGATCACAGTTATCTGTGGACCGTGCGCAGGCGGAGCCGTCTATTCGCCCGCGATAACCGACTTCATTGTTATGACCGACAGGCACTCACAGATGTTTATAACGGGTCCACAGGTGATAAAGGCCGTGACGGGCGAAGAGACGTCGATGGAAGAACTTGGCGGAGCTCTTGTGCATAATACAAAGAGTGGAAATGCCCACTTTCTCGCCCCGGATGACAGAAGCGCAATGCTTCTCGTCAGGCAGCTTCTCGAATACCTGCCGCAGAACAATGCCGAAGAACCAAACAAGGGAGAGGCTGAACGCGGCGAGGCTCTGGAAGAACTCCGAGAAATTGTGCCAGATAATCCAAAGCAGTCATACGACGTGAAAAAAGTGATCTCCCTTGTAGTCGATGAAGGACGATTCCTCGAGGTGCATGAACACTATGCGAAGAATATGGTCGTGGGCTTTTCAAAGATAGCCGGAAGATCGGTGGGCATAGTGGCAAACCAGCCTTCTGTCTTCGCCGGTTCCCTAGACATAAATGCCTCAGACAAGGCAGCGAGATTTATTAGATTTCTGGACGCTTTCAATATACCGATAATCACCTTTGTAGACACACCGGGATTTCTCCCGGGAGTCTCTCAGGAGCATGGAGGGATAATTCGCCACGGGGCAAAACTCCTTTACGCCTACAGCGAGGCCTCCGTACCAAAGGTAACACTGATCCTTAGAAAGGCCTACGGTGGAGCATATATCGCAATGGGCAGTCAACATTTGGGAGCGGACATTGTTTACGCCTGGCCCGGTGCCGAGATCGCCGTAATGGGTCCCGAAGGCGCCGCAAACATAATCTTCAAGAGGGAAATTGATGGTTCCGACCAGCCCGAAAAGACCAGACAGGAAAAGATTTCGGAATACAAAGACATGTTTGCAAATCCATTTGTTGCGGCGGGAAGGGGTTATATAGAATCGATTATAGATCCGGCTGCCAGCAGAATAAAGATAATCAAGGCTTTGGAGACGCTGGATACGAAAGTCGAAGGCAGACCAACCAAAAAGCACGGGAATATACCGCTTTGA
- the mce gene encoding methylmalonyl-CoA epimerase — translation MKSDRIDHIGIAVKSIEERLSVYRDLLKLEVTGIEELRDRGLKVAFVKAGDTRIELLESTSENSQISRFLESRGEGIHHIAFHVDDVKAAIEEAVSLGLKPLSAEPEAGAGGTKVVFLHPKSTGGVLTELVEGHH, via the coding sequence TTGAAATCCGACAGAATTGACCATATTGGCATAGCCGTAAAATCGATCGAAGAGAGGCTTTCCGTTTATCGAGACCTTCTTAAACTTGAAGTTACCGGGATCGAGGAACTTCGAGACCGTGGCCTGAAAGTTGCCTTCGTAAAGGCCGGCGACACTCGGATTGAGCTTCTCGAATCGACATCGGAAAACAGCCAGATATCAAGATTCCTGGAAAGCAGGGGGGAAGGCATTCATCACATCGCTTTCCACGTTGACGATGTCAAAGCTGCGATTGAAGAAGCCGTTTCGCTGGGATTGAAACCTCTTTCCGCGGAGCCCGAAGCCGGAGCCGGAGGAACAAAAGTAGTCTTCCTCCATCCCAAAAGCACGGGCGGAGTTCTGACTGAACTTGTCGAAGGACACCACTAG
- the meaB gene encoding methylmalonyl Co-A mutase-associated GTPase MeaB, with protein sequence MSSMKSGVDQLMISRSLSIIENDADSARKIIKGLPVRNYCVIGVTGSPGAGKSSLTDRLACISAEEKTTAVVAIDPSSPFTGGAFLGDRIRMRRATDDPRVFVRSVASRGNVGGLSPSIYNSVEFLGRSGYDRIYVETVGAGQSETDIVNLADIVLLVMAPGLGDDVQTMKAGIMEIGDIFVINKSDLPGADQLASRTRAVLELSGKKFPVMRTDSIKGSGVEELQEEIEKLLFSYLSSGRLESKRAKRNLYNNLNSAYQIIKEHYAENDKLEELIRYLLENIGR encoded by the coding sequence ATGAGTTCAATGAAATCCGGGGTCGACCAGCTCATGATTTCGAGATCGCTGAGCATAATAGAAAACGACGCTGATTCGGCCAGGAAGATCATCAAGGGATTGCCTGTTCGAAATTACTGCGTAATAGGCGTCACGGGAAGCCCTGGAGCCGGTAAGTCGTCCTTAACAGACCGGCTGGCCTGTATAAGCGCAGAGGAAAAGACGACGGCCGTTGTCGCGATCGATCCTTCAAGCCCCTTTACGGGAGGCGCCTTTCTCGGCGACAGGATTAGAATGAGACGAGCAACCGACGATCCCAGGGTCTTCGTGAGATCAGTGGCCAGTCGGGGGAACGTCGGAGGTTTGAGTCCTTCAATTTATAACAGCGTCGAGTTTCTTGGCAGGAGCGGCTACGACAGGATTTACGTGGAGACTGTCGGGGCCGGCCAGTCGGAAACCGACATCGTGAATCTTGCAGATATCGTCCTTCTCGTAATGGCGCCCGGACTTGGAGACGATGTTCAGACAATGAAGGCTGGAATAATGGAGATCGGAGATATATTCGTGATAAACAAGAGCGATCTTCCCGGAGCCGACCAGCTCGCTTCGAGAACCAGGGCGGTTTTGGAGCTTTCCGGAAAGAAATTCCCGGTTATGAGGACAGATTCCATAAAGGGGAGTGGAGTTGAAGAACTCCAAGAAGAGATAGAAAAGCTGCTTTTCAGTTATCTCAGTTCGGGGAGGCTCGAATCGAAACGCGCCAAGCGCAACCTTTACAATAACTTGAACAGCGCGTACCAGATTATAAAGGAACACTACGCCGAAAATGATAAACTTGAAGAACTAATAAGGTATCTTCTTGAGAATATCGGGAGGTAA
- a CDS encoding cobalamin B12-binding domain-containing protein codes for MKIKVLVAKPGLDGHDRGAKVVAMALRDAGMEVIYTGLRQSPESVVNAALQEDVDVVGLSILSGAHMKICSKVLRLMKEAGIGEKPLFVGGIIPSEDADELRKAGIFEVFGPGTSLKSIIDKIEETVKK; via the coding sequence ATGAAGATAAAAGTACTCGTGGCAAAGCCCGGACTCGATGGACATGACAGAGGCGCCAAAGTCGTCGCTATGGCTCTTCGAGATGCCGGAATGGAAGTTATCTACACAGGTCTCAGGCAGTCTCCCGAATCGGTCGTCAATGCCGCGCTTCAGGAAGACGTTGACGTTGTGGGGCTCTCGATACTGTCCGGCGCCCACATGAAGATTTGCAGCAAAGTACTTAGATTAATGAAAGAAGCAGGAATAGGCGAAAAGCCTCTCTTTGTCGGCGGCATAATTCCCTCAGAGGATGCCGACGAGTTAAGAAAGGCCGGCATCTTCGAAGTTTTCGGACCGGGAACCTCGCTGAAATCAATCATAGATAAAATAGAGGAAACGGTAAAGAAATGA
- a CDS encoding methylmalonyl-CoA mutase, with translation MSYHERLERLKDEWKSKKVMPLLKRFPERRKEFKTSFDGPVEILYTPAAKDEYVERIGFPGEYPFTRGVQPTMYRGRLWTMRQYAGFGTAEESNRRYRYLLSQGQTGLSVAFDLPTQIGYDSDDPMSEGEVGRVGVAIDSLEDMETLFEGIPLERVSTSMTINSTAAILLAMYIAVGEKQGVDASKLTGTIQNDILKEYIARGTYIFPPDSSMRLITDIFEYCSKNLPDFNTISISGYHIREAGANSVQEIAFTLADGIAYVQAAIDAGLDPNVFGKRLSFFFNSHNGFLEEIAKFRAARRLWAKIMKERFDVTDEKAMMLRFHTQTGGSTLTAQQPMNNIVRVAFQALAAVLGGTQSLHTNSFDEALGLPTEDSVTIALRTQQIIASETGVADTVDPLGGAYFIEELTNTMEEKALDYIKKIDDLGGMVEAVRAGFVQKEILDSAYKYQVAIENKDQIIVGLNEFAADEKQDRDLLRLDPAIEDRQKKKIETLRKNRDNDEVRRLLDDLKKAAQGSGNLMPFILKAVKAYATLGEIANALRDVFGEYTEAVIL, from the coding sequence GTGAGCTATCACGAGAGACTGGAAAGACTGAAAGACGAATGGAAAAGCAAAAAAGTGATGCCTCTTCTGAAAAGGTTTCCCGAAAGAAGGAAGGAGTTCAAGACTTCCTTCGATGGGCCGGTAGAGATTCTGTACACGCCAGCCGCAAAGGACGAATATGTGGAGAGAATTGGATTCCCAGGCGAGTACCCTTTCACAAGAGGTGTTCAGCCGACGATGTACCGGGGCCGTCTGTGGACAATGAGACAGTATGCGGGCTTCGGAACTGCTGAAGAGTCAAACCGCAGATATAGATACCTCCTCTCTCAGGGTCAGACAGGGCTTTCGGTTGCCTTTGATCTGCCGACACAGATCGGTTACGACTCAGACGACCCGATGTCGGAAGGCGAAGTCGGAAGGGTGGGAGTAGCGATTGATTCGCTGGAGGACATGGAAACGCTCTTCGAAGGAATTCCACTGGAAAGAGTAAGCACATCCATGACAATTAACTCCACTGCCGCCATTCTCCTTGCGATGTACATCGCAGTGGGCGAGAAACAGGGAGTGGATGCCTCGAAGCTGACAGGGACTATTCAAAATGACATACTCAAGGAGTATATAGCGAGAGGAACTTACATCTTTCCCCCCGATTCATCCATGAGGCTAATTACGGATATCTTCGAATACTGCTCCAAGAACCTCCCCGATTTCAACACCATAAGCATTAGCGGGTATCACATAAGAGAGGCAGGGGCAAATTCGGTTCAGGAAATCGCCTTCACTCTCGCCGACGGTATAGCATACGTACAGGCGGCAATTGATGCAGGCCTCGATCCAAACGTATTCGGCAAGAGATTGTCTTTCTTCTTCAATTCGCACAATGGATTCCTAGAAGAAATAGCGAAGTTCAGGGCGGCGAGAAGACTATGGGCGAAGATTATGAAAGAGAGGTTCGATGTAACTGACGAAAAGGCAATGATGCTTAGATTCCACACTCAAACCGGAGGATCGACCCTCACTGCACAGCAGCCAATGAACAACATTGTTAGAGTTGCTTTCCAGGCTCTAGCCGCAGTTCTTGGAGGCACACAATCTCTTCATACTAATTCCTTCGACGAGGCTCTAGGTCTGCCAACCGAAGATTCCGTGACTATTGCGTTGAGAACACAACAGATAATCGCCTCAGAAACTGGCGTAGCGGACACAGTCGACCCGTTGGGAGGAGCTTACTTCATTGAAGAGCTTACAAACACAATGGAAGAAAAGGCACTCGACTACATTAAGAAGATAGATGACCTTGGAGGAATGGTCGAGGCTGTCAGGGCAGGCTTTGTACAGAAGGAAATACTCGACAGCGCCTACAAGTATCAGGTTGCGATCGAAAACAAGGACCAGATAATTGTCGGGCTCAATGAATTTGCTGCCGATGAGAAACAAGACAGAGATCTCCTTAGGCTCGACCCGGCCATTGAGGATAGACAGAAAAAGAAGATCGAAACACTCAGAAAGAACAGAGACAATGACGAAGTCCGAAGGCTCCTCGATGACCTGAAGAAGGCCGCTCAGGGAAGCGGAAATCTTATGCCATTCATACTGAAGGCCGTTAAGGCATACGCGACTCTGGGTGAAATAGCTAACGCCCTGAGAGACGTCTTCGGAGAATACACCGAAGCAGTGATTCTGTAG